The proteins below come from a single Xiphophorus couchianus chromosome 20, X_couchianus-1.0, whole genome shotgun sequence genomic window:
- the stx16 gene encoding syntaxin-16 isoform X4, which produces MATRRLTDAFLLMRNNAIQNRQILAEQLADDRMALVSGISLDPEAAIGVTKKLPPKWIEGVDEIQYDITRIQQKMRDLALLHDKHMNRPTLDDSSEEEHAIEITTQEITQMFHRCQRSVTGLQSRRGHCTEQEERLLVNVVSSLAQSLQDLSTNFRHTQSSYLKRMKNREERSKHFFDSGPLMEEDEELALYDKGFTDDQLMLVEQNTVLVEEREREIRQIVQSISDLNEIFRDLAGMVVEQGTVLDRIDFNVEQACVKTDDGLKQLQKAEQYQKKNRKMLVILILFVIVLVLIIILFGTKFK; this is translated from the exons ttggCTGATGACCGGATGGCTCTGGTCTCTGGGATCAGTCTGGACCCAGAAGCTGCTATCGGCGTCACAAAGAAGCTGCCTCCCAAATGGATAGAAGGGGTCGACGAG ATCCAGTACGACATCACACGGATCCAGCAGAAGATGAGGGACCTGGCTTTGCTTCACGACAAGCACATGAACCGTCCAACGCTGGATGACAGCAGCGAGGAAGAGCACGCTATAGAGATCACTACCCAGGAGATCACGCAG ATGTTCCACCGATGCCAGCGATCCGTGACGGGCCTGCAGTCTCGCCGGGGCCACTGCACCGAGCAGGAGGAGAGGCTCTTGGTGAATGTGGTGTCGTCCCTGGCACAGAGCCTGCAGGACCTGTCCACCAACTTCAGGCACACGCAGTCCAGCTATTTAAAAC GTATGAAGAATCGGGAGGAGAGATCGAAGCACTTTTTTGATTCAGGACCTTTAATGGAAGAGGATGAAGAGTTGGCTCTGTATGACAAG GGGTTCACAGATGATCAGCTGATGCTGGTGGAGCAGAACACGGTTCTGGTGGAGGAACGGGAGAGGGAGATCCGACAAATAGTGCAGTCCATCTCGGATCTGAATGAGATTTTCCGGGATTTGGCGGGAATGGTGGTGGAGCAG gGAACTGTTCTGGACAGAATTGACTTCAATGTGGAGCAGGCTTGTGTAAAAACAGATGATGGACTAAAACAGTTACAGAAG GCGGAGCAGtatcagaagaaaaacaggaagatgcTCGTCATTTTGATCCTTTTTGTCATAGTCCTTGTTctaattattattctttttggAACAAAGTTTAAGTGA
- the stx16 gene encoding syntaxin-16 isoform X5, which produces MALVSGISLDPEAAIGVTKKLPPKWIEGVDEIQYDITRIQQKMRDLALLHDKHMNRPTLDDSSEEEHAIEITTQEITQMFHRCQRSVTGLQSRRGHCTEQEERLLVNVVSSLAQSLQDLSTNFRHTQSSYLKRMKNREERSKHFFDSGPLMEEDEELALYDKGFTDDQLMLVEQNTVLVEEREREIRQIVQSISDLNEIFRDLAGMVVEQGTVLDRIDFNVEQACVKTDDGLKQLQKAEQYQKKNRKMLVILILFVIVLVLIIILFGTKFK; this is translated from the exons ATGGCTCTGGTCTCTGGGATCAGTCTGGACCCAGAAGCTGCTATCGGCGTCACAAAGAAGCTGCCTCCCAAATGGATAGAAGGGGTCGACGAG ATCCAGTACGACATCACACGGATCCAGCAGAAGATGAGGGACCTGGCTTTGCTTCACGACAAGCACATGAACCGTCCAACGCTGGATGACAGCAGCGAGGAAGAGCACGCTATAGAGATCACTACCCAGGAGATCACGCAG ATGTTCCACCGATGCCAGCGATCCGTGACGGGCCTGCAGTCTCGCCGGGGCCACTGCACCGAGCAGGAGGAGAGGCTCTTGGTGAATGTGGTGTCGTCCCTGGCACAGAGCCTGCAGGACCTGTCCACCAACTTCAGGCACACGCAGTCCAGCTATTTAAAAC GTATGAAGAATCGGGAGGAGAGATCGAAGCACTTTTTTGATTCAGGACCTTTAATGGAAGAGGATGAAGAGTTGGCTCTGTATGACAAG GGGTTCACAGATGATCAGCTGATGCTGGTGGAGCAGAACACGGTTCTGGTGGAGGAACGGGAGAGGGAGATCCGACAAATAGTGCAGTCCATCTCGGATCTGAATGAGATTTTCCGGGATTTGGCGGGAATGGTGGTGGAGCAG gGAACTGTTCTGGACAGAATTGACTTCAATGTGGAGCAGGCTTGTGTAAAAACAGATGATGGACTAAAACAGTTACAGAAG GCGGAGCAGtatcagaagaaaaacaggaagatgcTCGTCATTTTGATCCTTTTTGTCATAGTCCTTGTTctaattattattctttttggAACAAAGTTTAAGTGA
- the stx16 gene encoding syntaxin-16 isoform X3, with protein MATRRLTDAFLLMRNNAIQNRQILAEQELDELADDRMALVSGISLDPEAAIGVTKKLPPKWIEGVDEIQYDITRIQQKMRDLALLHDKHMNRPTLDDSSEEEHAIEITTQEITQMFHRCQRSVTGLQSRRGHCTEQEERLLVNVVSSLAQSLQDLSTNFRHTQSSYLKRMKNREERSKHFFDSGPLMEEDEELALYDKGFTDDQLMLVEQNTVLVEEREREIRQIVQSISDLNEIFRDLAGMVVEQGTVLDRIDFNVEQACVKTDDGLKQLQKAEQYQKKNRKMLVILILFVIVLVLIIILFGTKFK; from the exons GAGCTTGATGAG ttggCTGATGACCGGATGGCTCTGGTCTCTGGGATCAGTCTGGACCCAGAAGCTGCTATCGGCGTCACAAAGAAGCTGCCTCCCAAATGGATAGAAGGGGTCGACGAG ATCCAGTACGACATCACACGGATCCAGCAGAAGATGAGGGACCTGGCTTTGCTTCACGACAAGCACATGAACCGTCCAACGCTGGATGACAGCAGCGAGGAAGAGCACGCTATAGAGATCACTACCCAGGAGATCACGCAG ATGTTCCACCGATGCCAGCGATCCGTGACGGGCCTGCAGTCTCGCCGGGGCCACTGCACCGAGCAGGAGGAGAGGCTCTTGGTGAATGTGGTGTCGTCCCTGGCACAGAGCCTGCAGGACCTGTCCACCAACTTCAGGCACACGCAGTCCAGCTATTTAAAAC GTATGAAGAATCGGGAGGAGAGATCGAAGCACTTTTTTGATTCAGGACCTTTAATGGAAGAGGATGAAGAGTTGGCTCTGTATGACAAG GGGTTCACAGATGATCAGCTGATGCTGGTGGAGCAGAACACGGTTCTGGTGGAGGAACGGGAGAGGGAGATCCGACAAATAGTGCAGTCCATCTCGGATCTGAATGAGATTTTCCGGGATTTGGCGGGAATGGTGGTGGAGCAG gGAACTGTTCTGGACAGAATTGACTTCAATGTGGAGCAGGCTTGTGTAAAAACAGATGATGGACTAAAACAGTTACAGAAG GCGGAGCAGtatcagaagaaaaacaggaagatgcTCGTCATTTTGATCCTTTTTGTCATAGTCCTTGTTctaattattattctttttggAACAAAGTTTAAGTGA